Proteins from a single region of Runella sp. SP2:
- a CDS encoding DUF2490 domain-containing protein, with product MRKSLYRLYTISGIRIIIFILLQAIGYKTIAQQKEVTRQTLYWTRYYNQLNFHPRWTWHNEIDNRRFLQANTQHHLIIHSHLHYKVLPNVDIAAGFTYSRQSPQSPDATVYLIVPELRPFQEINLTMPFGKRLVLAQRLRVDERFIHRNDGKQLLDGYDFNFRIRLRAQAIVLLSKQSTDHSTYLKIANELMVNAGKNVTLNQFDQNRIYIGLEQSLGKKLALELGYLHWYQQRSNGYQFFNRDITRLTIYHRINLKP from the coding sequence ATGCGAAAAAGTCTATATAGATTATATACCATATCTGGAATTAGGATTATTATTTTCATTCTTCTTCAAGCAATTGGTTATAAAACGATAGCCCAACAAAAAGAAGTAACTCGTCAAACTTTGTACTGGACGCGCTACTATAATCAGTTGAATTTTCACCCAAGGTGGACTTGGCACAACGAAATCGACAATCGTCGGTTTTTACAGGCCAATACCCAACATCACTTGATTATACACAGCCATCTTCATTACAAAGTTTTGCCTAACGTTGACATTGCAGCGGGTTTTACGTATTCGCGGCAAAGTCCCCAAAGTCCTGACGCAACGGTGTATTTGATTGTTCCTGAGCTTCGGCCTTTTCAGGAAATAAACCTAACAATGCCTTTTGGAAAACGGCTGGTATTGGCTCAGCGGCTAAGAGTTGACGAGCGGTTTATTCATAGAAATGACGGAAAGCAATTGCTAGATGGCTATGATTTCAATTTTAGGATACGACTACGGGCGCAAGCCATTGTGTTATTGTCGAAGCAAAGTACCGACCATAGCACCTATCTTAAAATAGCCAACGAATTGATGGTAAATGCGGGCAAGAACGTCACCCTCAACCAATTTGATCAAAACCGAATTTACATCGGACTTGAACAAAGCCTTGGCAAAAAACTAGCCCTCGAACTAGGCTATTTACACTGGTACCAGCAGCGAAGTAATGGGTATCAGTTCTTTAATCGAGATATTACGAGACTTACGATATACCACCGAATTAACCTAAAACCCTGA
- a CDS encoding acyltransferase family protein: MAQTIPNRISSVDAYRGFVMFLMMAEVLEFGHISKALPESSFWAFLAFNQDHVEWVGCSLHDLIQPSFSFLVGVALPYSVASRVAKGQTFRDMFGHTLQRSLILIFLGVFLRSMHREQTNFTFEDTLSQIGMGYPFLFWFGFKSVRTQLIALATILVGYWLFFFLYPLPDASFDYAAVGVTPDWEHNLKGLAAHWNKNTNAAWAFDQWFMNLFPREKPFIRNGGGYSTLSFIPTLGTMTLGLLAGQWLKDETSPKEKALKFVAMGVSLLIIALTLNWLGICPNVKRIWTPTWVLFSGGWCFILLAAFFWLVDIQGYRKAFFWLIVIGMNSIAAYVISHTIVEFIHHSIQIHISKTYDQAFGMTYEPLVRGGLILFVEWSILYWMYKNRIFVRI; encoded by the coding sequence ATTTCTTCTGTTGACGCGTACCGTGGCTTTGTGATGTTCTTGATGATGGCCGAAGTCCTCGAATTTGGTCATATTTCAAAAGCCCTTCCCGAAAGTTCATTTTGGGCTTTTTTAGCCTTTAACCAAGACCACGTCGAGTGGGTGGGTTGTTCGCTTCACGACCTTATCCAGCCGTCGTTTTCATTCTTGGTAGGAGTAGCACTGCCCTATTCCGTCGCGAGTCGGGTGGCTAAAGGCCAAACTTTCCGCGATATGTTTGGCCATACGCTTCAGCGGTCGCTTATTCTTATTTTCTTGGGGGTATTTTTGCGCTCCATGCACCGTGAACAAACCAACTTTACCTTTGAAGATACCCTTTCGCAAATCGGGATGGGTTACCCATTTTTGTTTTGGTTTGGCTTCAAGTCGGTTCGTACCCAGCTGATTGCATTGGCTACTATTTTAGTAGGCTATTGGCTGTTTTTTTTCCTTTATCCACTTCCTGATGCCAGTTTTGACTACGCGGCCGTGGGTGTTACGCCCGATTGGGAACACAATTTGAAAGGGTTGGCGGCTCATTGGAACAAAAACACCAATGCAGCTTGGGCATTTGACCAATGGTTTATGAACCTTTTCCCACGTGAAAAACCCTTTATTCGTAACGGTGGCGGCTATTCTACGCTAAGTTTTATCCCTACCCTCGGTACCATGACGCTGGGGCTATTGGCAGGGCAATGGCTCAAAGACGAAACTTCCCCTAAAGAAAAAGCTCTGAAATTTGTGGCCATGGGCGTCAGTTTATTAATCATTGCCTTAACTCTCAACTGGTTGGGTATTTGCCCCAATGTAAAACGCATCTGGACGCCCACCTGGGTATTGTTCAGCGGTGGCTGGTGCTTTATTTTATTGGCCGCTTTCTTTTGGTTGGTAGATATTCAGGGTTACCGAAAGGCTTTCTTTTGGCTGATTGTGATTGGCATGAACTCCATTGCGGCCTACGTAATCTCCCACACCATAGTAGAGTTTATTCATCACTCTATTCAAATTCACATCTCAAAAACCTATGACCAAGCCTTTGGAATGACCTATGAACCGCTTGTGCGCGGCGGGCTTATTCTTTTTGTAGAGTGGTCAATTTTGTACTGGATGTATAAAAATCGGATTTTTGTAAGAATTTAA
- a CDS encoding sulfite exporter TauE/SafE family protein, protein MNSATKTAPVSAKKNQPDSERWMWIGIPVTLLTLTLGYLLIKHGSEFSFENFKAGFNSDFAFFLLVGVFAQLVDGALGMGYGASATSFLLTLGVPPAVSSTSVHLSEMFTTGASAISHFKFKNINKKLFRTLLIPGVIGSITGAYLLSDVIDGNLIKPYISAYMVVLGCIIVSKGLKKTTVKKPTKRLGGLALFGGFMDAVGGGGWGPIVTSTLIGRGRDPRYTIGSVNAAEFAVAFASGITFLLFEGINSWQVVLGLMIGGIMAAPLGAYLVNKVNRKPLMVIVGCLVIFLGLRVVLKAIL, encoded by the coding sequence ATGAACTCAGCCACGAAAACGGCCCCTGTTTCAGCAAAAAAAAACCAACCCGACTCCGAAAGGTGGATGTGGATTGGGATTCCTGTCACATTGCTTACCCTCACCCTCGGGTATCTCCTCATTAAACACGGGTCTGAATTTTCTTTCGAGAATTTTAAAGCGGGATTTAATTCTGACTTTGCTTTTTTCCTGTTGGTTGGGGTTTTCGCCCAGCTCGTGGATGGAGCGTTAGGAATGGGCTACGGAGCTAGTGCCACTTCCTTTTTACTTACTTTAGGCGTACCGCCAGCTGTGAGCAGTACGAGCGTTCACTTGTCAGAGATGTTTACCACGGGTGCATCTGCCATTTCACATTTTAAGTTTAAAAACATCAATAAAAAGCTCTTTCGCACGCTTTTGATTCCTGGCGTAATTGGTTCAATAACAGGCGCTTATTTATTATCAGACGTCATCGACGGAAACCTCATTAAGCCGTATATCTCCGCCTACATGGTTGTGCTTGGCTGCATCATTGTCAGCAAAGGGTTGAAGAAAACCACCGTTAAAAAGCCAACCAAGCGTTTAGGAGGATTGGCGCTTTTTGGCGGGTTTATGGACGCCGTTGGCGGCGGCGGGTGGGGGCCTATCGTTACCTCTACACTTATCGGCCGCGGACGTGACCCTCGCTACACCATTGGCTCGGTCAATGCCGCCGAATTTGCGGTTGCCTTCGCAAGTGGCATTACTTTCTTGCTTTTTGAAGGAATCAACAGCTGGCAAGTGGTGTTAGGGCTAATGATAGGCGGTATCATGGCGGCACCCCTTGGGGCTTATTTGGTCAACAAAGTCAATCGTAAACCGCTGATGGTCATTGTAGGTTGTTTGGTTATTTTCTTGGGCTTACGCGTAGTTTTAAAAGCGATATTATAG